The following is a genomic window from Neisseria zalophi.
ACCGGCACCATCGGTACCGGCTCAACCGAGTTAAGCGGCTTATTCGAAGGTAGAAACCGTACTTGGGCATTTATTCCCACCATCAATCTACCCATTTTTAACTGGGGACAAAACCGTGCCAATCTGGATTTAGCCAATATCCGCAAACAAATCCAAGTTGTTCGTTATGAAGCGGCTGTTCAGAATGCTTTCAGAGATGTCTCCGACGCACTGGTTGCCCGTGAGCAGTTGGACAAACGTTATGATGCGACGATGAGACAAAAGCAATCATTCGCTGATTCTTTAAGATTGGTACGCCTGCGCTATCAACACGGCGTATCCAGTGCGCTGGATCTGTTGGATGCCGAGCGTAGCAGCTATGGCGCAGATACCGCACTCTTAAATATAGAACTGACCCGCTTGGAAAATCTGGCAGATTTATATAAAGCATTAGGTGGCGGTTTGAAACGTTATACCGAAGATCCTTCTTAAAGACTCAATATTTAACCTTAAATAAAAGGCCGTCTGAAAATAATTCAGGCGGTCTTTTATTTACTACCACGCATATCTACCCATCATTTTTTTATTCATCCTATATTTCATACTATTTATTTTCATAAAAAATAAACAAATAAATCAATAATTTAAAAAATAATTAATTATATATTAAAAAAATCCGTAAGAAATCGCCACCCCTGCCGTCTACTCAGTACAAGTTTAATTTCTCAGGAATAATTTATGAACAAAGCTAACAATCTGGCCCGATTCTCAGAAACATGGGGCAAAGACATTGCTCTATTAGGTTTACGCTTTTTCCTAGCTTATGAATTTTTAGAATCCGGTTTGGAAAAATGGGGTGGTCAAAACTGGTTTGCCGATATTCAAGACTCATTCCCTTTCCCACTCAATCTGTTTTCTGCCGACTTCAACTGGACAGTAGCAATGGGTGCAGAGCTGATTATCCCCGCTTTATTGATTGTCGGTTTGTTCGGTCGTTGGGGCGCACTGATTTTAATGGTGATTACCGGCGTTGCTTGGTATGCAGTACATGGCGGCAACGGCTATAACGTCTGCAACAACGGATACAAAATGGCATTAATTTATTTGGTTGCACTATTACCACTGGTATTACAAGGCGTAGGACGTTTTTCACTCGATTATGTTTTGTTCGGCAAGAAAAACAATCGTCTTTCAGAACAAGCCGTCTGAATTATCAATATAACGGCATGTATATAAACAATTACTTTTTTAACACTAATTTTTAACACTATCTGGAGTATTTAAATGACCAAAACATCTTCTTCCCTTATCGCTTTAGCGGGTTTATTGGCATTAGCAGGTTGCCAAGGACAAAGCAATA
Proteins encoded in this region:
- a CDS encoding HvfX family Cu-binding RiPP maturation protein — encoded protein: MNKANNLARFSETWGKDIALLGLRFFLAYEFLESGLEKWGGQNWFADIQDSFPFPLNLFSADFNWTVAMGAELIIPALLIVGLFGRWGALILMVITGVAWYAVHGGNGYNVCNNGYKMALIYLVALLPLVLQGVGRFSLDYVLFGKKNNRLSEQAV